One genomic window of Channa argus isolate prfri chromosome 5, Channa argus male v1.0, whole genome shotgun sequence includes the following:
- the LOC137128101 gene encoding natural resistance-associated macrophage protein 2-like isoform X1: protein MKTEQDGEVFEEDSPEENGVHTNQYSSISPPASPEAQENAFSTYFEDKVPIPESVNQSFSFRKLWAFTGPGFLMSIAYLDPGNIESDLQSGAKAGFKLLWVLLVSTIIGLLLQRLAARLGVVTGMHLAEVCNRQYPTVPRIILWLMVELAIIGSDMQEVIGCAIALNLLSVGRIPLWAGVLITITDTFVFLFLDKYGLRKLEAFFGFLITVMGLSFGYEYVLVKPDQGELLKGMFLPYCAGCGPVQLEQAVGVVGAVIMPHNIYLHSALVKSREVDRKNKKEVKEANKYFFIESSIALFVSFLINVFVVAVFAEAFYDKTNIEVSEKCNASGIPHTNVFPYNNDTLEVDIYKGGVVLGCVFGPAALYIWAIGILAAGQSSTMTGTYSGQFVMEGFLNLRWSRFARVLLTRSIAITPTLLVAIFQDVRHLTGMNDFLNVLQSMQLPFALIPILTFTSMTSIMNDFANALWWKISGGVVILVVCAINVYFVVVYVTSLNSVLLYVFAALLSVAYLCFVGYLAWYCLIALGVSCLDFGSRMQTGLSRPIDIYLLNDMDTDALVER from the exons AGGACTCCCCTGAGGAGAATGGAGTCCATACAAACCAGTACAGCTCCATCTCGCCCCCTGCTTCACCTGAAGCTCAAGAGAATGCCTTTTCCACGTACTTTGAAGATAAGGTGCCCATTCCTGAGAGTGTCAACCAG AGTTTCAGTTTCCGTAAACTCTGGGCATTCACTGGACCAGGGTTTTTGATGAGCATTGCTTACTTGGATCCAGGAAACATTGAGTCTGACTTGCAGTCTGGAGCTAAAGCTGGCTTTAAG CTGTTATGGGTGCTCCTTGTATCCACCATCATTGGACTGCTGTTGCAGAGGTTAGCTGCACGGCTTGGCGTTGTCACGGGGATGCACCTGGCTGAAGTCTGCAATCGCCAGTATCCCACT GTTCCACGAATCATCCTTTGGCTGATGGTTGAATTGGCGATTATTGGCTCAGACATGCAAGAGGTCATCGGTTGTGCAATAGCTCTCAATCTTCTCTCTGTGGGGAG gaTCCCACTGTGGGCAGGAGTCCTCATTACCATTACAGATACATTTGTGTTCCTCTTTCTAGACAAATATG gGCTGAGGAAACTTGAAGCTTTCTTTGGCTTTCTCATAACTGTTATGGGTCTTAGCTTTGGTTACGAG TATGTGCTAGTGAAGCCAGATCAAGGGGAGCTGCTAAAGGGAATGTTTTTACCCTACTGTGCTGGCTGTGGGCCTGTGCAGCTAGAGCAGGCTGTGGGAGTCGTAGGCGCTGTCATCATGCCCCACAACATTTACCTACACTCGGCGCTGGTCAAG TCTCGAGAAGTTGAtcgcaaaaataaaaaggaagtaAAGGAAGCCAACAAGTACTTCTTCATCGAATCCTCCATTGCTTTGTTTGTCTCCTTTCTCATCAACGTCTTTGTTGTAGCAGTCTTTGCTGAGGCGTTCTATGATAAAACCAACATTGAAGTG AGTGAAAAGTGCAATGCAAGTGGCATCCCTCACACCAATGTCTTCCCTTACAACAATGACACGCTTGAGGTGGATATCTACAAAGGG GGAGTGGTCCTGGGCTGTGTGTTTGGGCCTGCAGCTCTCTACATTTGGGCTATAGGAATCCTGGCAGCTGGACAGAGCTCCACCATGACAGGCACTTACTCGGGACAGTTTGTCATGGAG GGTTTTCTGAACCTGCGGTGGTCTCGTTTCGCACGGGTGCTGCTGACACGCTCCATCGCTATCACACCTACACTTCTGGTAGCCATTTTCCAGGATGTTCGGCATCTTACAGGGATGAATGACTTCCTCAATGTCCTTCAAAGCATGCAG CTACCATTTGCTTTGATCCCAATTCTGACCTTCACCAGTATGACTTCCATAATGAATGACTTTGCAAATGCATT GTGGTGGAAGATTTCTGGAGGTGTCGTCATTCTGGTCGTTTGTGCAATCAACGTGTACTTTGTGGTGGTTTACGTGACATCACTGAACAGTGTACTGCTCTACGTGTTCGCTGCTCTTCTCTCCGTAGCTTACCTGTGCTTTGTAGGCTACCTG
- the LOC137128101 gene encoding natural resistance-associated macrophage protein 2-like isoform X2 encodes MKRVKNEKSKLKDSPEENGVHTNQYSSISPPASPEAQENAFSTYFEDKVPIPESVNQSFSFRKLWAFTGPGFLMSIAYLDPGNIESDLQSGAKAGFKLLWVLLVSTIIGLLLQRLAARLGVVTGMHLAEVCNRQYPTVPRIILWLMVELAIIGSDMQEVIGCAIALNLLSVGRIPLWAGVLITITDTFVFLFLDKYGLRKLEAFFGFLITVMGLSFGYEYVLVKPDQGELLKGMFLPYCAGCGPVQLEQAVGVVGAVIMPHNIYLHSALVKSREVDRKNKKEVKEANKYFFIESSIALFVSFLINVFVVAVFAEAFYDKTNIEVSEKCNASGIPHTNVFPYNNDTLEVDIYKGGVVLGCVFGPAALYIWAIGILAAGQSSTMTGTYSGQFVMEGFLNLRWSRFARVLLTRSIAITPTLLVAIFQDVRHLTGMNDFLNVLQSMQLPFALIPILTFTSMTSIMNDFANALWWKISGGVVILVVCAINVYFVVVYVTSLNSVLLYVFAALLSVAYLCFVGYLAWYCLIALGVSCLDFGSRMQTGLSRPIDIYLLNDMDTDALVER; translated from the exons AGGACTCCCCTGAGGAGAATGGAGTCCATACAAACCAGTACAGCTCCATCTCGCCCCCTGCTTCACCTGAAGCTCAAGAGAATGCCTTTTCCACGTACTTTGAAGATAAGGTGCCCATTCCTGAGAGTGTCAACCAG AGTTTCAGTTTCCGTAAACTCTGGGCATTCACTGGACCAGGGTTTTTGATGAGCATTGCTTACTTGGATCCAGGAAACATTGAGTCTGACTTGCAGTCTGGAGCTAAAGCTGGCTTTAAG CTGTTATGGGTGCTCCTTGTATCCACCATCATTGGACTGCTGTTGCAGAGGTTAGCTGCACGGCTTGGCGTTGTCACGGGGATGCACCTGGCTGAAGTCTGCAATCGCCAGTATCCCACT GTTCCACGAATCATCCTTTGGCTGATGGTTGAATTGGCGATTATTGGCTCAGACATGCAAGAGGTCATCGGTTGTGCAATAGCTCTCAATCTTCTCTCTGTGGGGAG gaTCCCACTGTGGGCAGGAGTCCTCATTACCATTACAGATACATTTGTGTTCCTCTTTCTAGACAAATATG gGCTGAGGAAACTTGAAGCTTTCTTTGGCTTTCTCATAACTGTTATGGGTCTTAGCTTTGGTTACGAG TATGTGCTAGTGAAGCCAGATCAAGGGGAGCTGCTAAAGGGAATGTTTTTACCCTACTGTGCTGGCTGTGGGCCTGTGCAGCTAGAGCAGGCTGTGGGAGTCGTAGGCGCTGTCATCATGCCCCACAACATTTACCTACACTCGGCGCTGGTCAAG TCTCGAGAAGTTGAtcgcaaaaataaaaaggaagtaAAGGAAGCCAACAAGTACTTCTTCATCGAATCCTCCATTGCTTTGTTTGTCTCCTTTCTCATCAACGTCTTTGTTGTAGCAGTCTTTGCTGAGGCGTTCTATGATAAAACCAACATTGAAGTG AGTGAAAAGTGCAATGCAAGTGGCATCCCTCACACCAATGTCTTCCCTTACAACAATGACACGCTTGAGGTGGATATCTACAAAGGG GGAGTGGTCCTGGGCTGTGTGTTTGGGCCTGCAGCTCTCTACATTTGGGCTATAGGAATCCTGGCAGCTGGACAGAGCTCCACCATGACAGGCACTTACTCGGGACAGTTTGTCATGGAG GGTTTTCTGAACCTGCGGTGGTCTCGTTTCGCACGGGTGCTGCTGACACGCTCCATCGCTATCACACCTACACTTCTGGTAGCCATTTTCCAGGATGTTCGGCATCTTACAGGGATGAATGACTTCCTCAATGTCCTTCAAAGCATGCAG CTACCATTTGCTTTGATCCCAATTCTGACCTTCACCAGTATGACTTCCATAATGAATGACTTTGCAAATGCATT GTGGTGGAAGATTTCTGGAGGTGTCGTCATTCTGGTCGTTTGTGCAATCAACGTGTACTTTGTGGTGGTTTACGTGACATCACTGAACAGTGTACTGCTCTACGTGTTCGCTGCTCTTCTCTCCGTAGCTTACCTGTGCTTTGTAGGCTACCTG